In Cuculus canorus isolate bCucCan1 chromosome 27, bCucCan1.pri, whole genome shotgun sequence, the following proteins share a genomic window:
- the GTPBP3 gene encoding tRNA modification GTPase GTPBP3, mitochondrial isoform X2 has translation MALRRALGAAGRRGAQRLCSAAASDTIFALSSGHGRCGVAVIRTSGPGSRGALQSLTGRPEPPPPRVLALRRIRDPDTAEPLDRGLVVWFPAPRAWSHACCRGRGRQREGIHRGAMSHPAGPQSFTGEDCAELHVHGGPAVLSGVLRALGLRPAEPGEFTRRAFRRGKLDLTAAEGLGDLIRAETEAQRRQALRQMEGELGRLYERWSETLTQALAHLEAYIDFSEDDNVEEEVLARVDATVRALAQQIGAHLRDGRRGELLRGGVHAVIAGPPNVGKSSLLNLLCRRPAAIVSPVAGTTRDVVEVALNVGGYPLVLSDTAGLREATDPIEQEGVSRARERLKQADLVLAVLDAAAVPTEPSGLGAALGSLLPPTSPPCILVLNKADLLRGDGAALRDACARGDPLPPTTLLSCKTGEGLDRLLELLARQLARLCGDPLAGSPSLTQSRHSLHLGDCAAALARYDRERRRDLGLAAERLRLARRHLGRITGHVGAEEVLDIIFRDFCVGK, from the exons GGGGGCGCAGCGCCTCTGCTCCGCAGCGGCGAGCGACACCATCTTCGCCCTCTCCTCGGGCCATGGGCGCTGCGGGGTGGCCGTCATCCGCACCAGCGGGCCGGGCAGCCGCGGGGCCCTGCAGAGCCTCACCGGGCGCCCCgagccgcccccgccccgcgtCCTGGCCCTGCGGCGCATCCGGGACCCCGACACCGCTGAGCCCCTGGACCGCGGCCTCGTCGTCTGGTTCCCAG cccccagGGCTTGGAGCCACGCATGCTGCCGTGGGAGGGGCAGGCAAAGAGAAGGGATCCATCGCGGGGCGATGTCCCATCCCGCAGGTCCCCAGAGCTTCACCGGCGAGGACTGCGCGGAGCTGCACGTGCACGGCGGGCCGGCGGTGCTGAGCGGGGTGCTGCGGGCGCTGG GGCTGCGTCCCGCCGAGCCCGGTGAGTTCACGCGCCGAGCCTTTCGCCGCGGGAAGCTGGACCTGACGGCGGCCGAGGGCTTGGGGGACCTGATCCGCGCCGAGACCGAGGCGCAGCGGCGGCAGGCGCTCCGGCAGATGGAGGGCGAGCTGGGGCGGCTCTACGAGCGCTGGAGCGAGACCCTCACCCAG GCTCTCGCCCACCTTGAAGCCTACATCGACTTCAGTGAGGATGACAACGTGGAGGAAGAGGTCTTGGCCCGAG TGGATGCCACCGTGCGGGCGCTGGCGCAGCAGATCGGGGCCCACCTGCGGGACGGGCGCCGCGGGGAGCTGCTCCGCGGGGGAGTCCACGCCGTCATCGCCGGTCCCCCCAACGTGGGCAAGAGCAGCCTCCTCAACCTGCTGT GCCGGCGCCCGGCAGCCATCGTGTCGCCGGTGGCGGGGACGACGCGGGACGTGGTGGAGGTGGCGCTGAATGTCGGTGGTTACCCCTTGGTGCTGAGCGACACTGCCGGGCTCCGCGAGGCCACCGACCCCATCGAGCAGGAGGGGGTCAGCCGTGCACGGGAACG GCTGAAGCAAGCAGACCTGGTTCTGGCTGTTCTGGACGCGGCGGCGGTGCCCACGGAGCCGTCGGGGTTGGGGGCTGCCCTGgggtccctgctgccccccacCAGCCCCCCCTGCATCCTGGTGCTCAACAAGGCTGACCTGCTGCGGGGGGACGGGGCCGCTCTGCGCGACGCCTGCGCCCGCGGGGACCCCCTGCCCCCCACCACCCTCCTGTCCTGCAAGACGGGCGAAGGGCTCGACcggctgctggagctgctggcgCGGCAGCTGGCGCGGCT GTGCGGGGACCCCCTGGCAGGCTCGCCCAGCCTGACCCAGAGCCGGCACAGCCTCCACCTGGGCGACTGCGCGGCGGCGTTGGCACGCTACGACCGGGAGCGCCGGCGGGACCTGGGGCTGGCGGCCGAGCGGCTGCGGTTGGCGCGGCGGCACCTGGGTCGCATCACCGGCCACGTGGGCGCCGAGGAGGTCCTCGACATCATCTTCAGGGACTTCTGTGTTGGCAAGTGA
- the GTPBP3 gene encoding tRNA modification GTPase GTPBP3, mitochondrial isoform X1 → MALRRALGAAGRRGAQRLCSAAASDTIFALSSGHGRCGVAVIRTSGPGSRGALQSLTGRPEPPPPRVLALRRIRDPDTAEPLDRGLVVWFPAPRAWSHACCRGRGRQREGIHRGAMSHPAGPQSFTGEDCAELHVHGGPAVLSGVLRALGRLPGLRPAEPGEFTRRAFRRGKLDLTAAEGLGDLIRAETEAQRRQALRQMEGELGRLYERWSETLTQALAHLEAYIDFSEDDNVEEEVLARVDATVRALAQQIGAHLRDGRRGELLRGGVHAVIAGPPNVGKSSLLNLLCRRPAAIVSPVAGTTRDVVEVALNVGGYPLVLSDTAGLREATDPIEQEGVSRARERLKQADLVLAVLDAAAVPTEPSGLGAALGSLLPPTSPPCILVLNKADLLRGDGAALRDACARGDPLPPTTLLSCKTGEGLDRLLELLARQLARLCGDPLAGSPSLTQSRHSLHLGDCAAALARYDRERRRDLGLAAERLRLARRHLGRITGHVGAEEVLDIIFRDFCVGK, encoded by the exons GGGGGCGCAGCGCCTCTGCTCCGCAGCGGCGAGCGACACCATCTTCGCCCTCTCCTCGGGCCATGGGCGCTGCGGGGTGGCCGTCATCCGCACCAGCGGGCCGGGCAGCCGCGGGGCCCTGCAGAGCCTCACCGGGCGCCCCgagccgcccccgccccgcgtCCTGGCCCTGCGGCGCATCCGGGACCCCGACACCGCTGAGCCCCTGGACCGCGGCCTCGTCGTCTGGTTCCCAG cccccagGGCTTGGAGCCACGCATGCTGCCGTGGGAGGGGCAGGCAAAGAGAAGGGATCCATCGCGGGGCGATGTCCCATCCCGCAGGTCCCCAGAGCTTCACCGGCGAGGACTGCGCGGAGCTGCACGTGCACGGCGGGCCGGCGGTGCTGAGCGGGGTGCTGCGGGCGCTGG GGCGCTTGCCAGGGCTGCGTCCCGCCGAGCCCGGTGAGTTCACGCGCCGAGCCTTTCGCCGCGGGAAGCTGGACCTGACGGCGGCCGAGGGCTTGGGGGACCTGATCCGCGCCGAGACCGAGGCGCAGCGGCGGCAGGCGCTCCGGCAGATGGAGGGCGAGCTGGGGCGGCTCTACGAGCGCTGGAGCGAGACCCTCACCCAG GCTCTCGCCCACCTTGAAGCCTACATCGACTTCAGTGAGGATGACAACGTGGAGGAAGAGGTCTTGGCCCGAG TGGATGCCACCGTGCGGGCGCTGGCGCAGCAGATCGGGGCCCACCTGCGGGACGGGCGCCGCGGGGAGCTGCTCCGCGGGGGAGTCCACGCCGTCATCGCCGGTCCCCCCAACGTGGGCAAGAGCAGCCTCCTCAACCTGCTGT GCCGGCGCCCGGCAGCCATCGTGTCGCCGGTGGCGGGGACGACGCGGGACGTGGTGGAGGTGGCGCTGAATGTCGGTGGTTACCCCTTGGTGCTGAGCGACACTGCCGGGCTCCGCGAGGCCACCGACCCCATCGAGCAGGAGGGGGTCAGCCGTGCACGGGAACG GCTGAAGCAAGCAGACCTGGTTCTGGCTGTTCTGGACGCGGCGGCGGTGCCCACGGAGCCGTCGGGGTTGGGGGCTGCCCTGgggtccctgctgccccccacCAGCCCCCCCTGCATCCTGGTGCTCAACAAGGCTGACCTGCTGCGGGGGGACGGGGCCGCTCTGCGCGACGCCTGCGCCCGCGGGGACCCCCTGCCCCCCACCACCCTCCTGTCCTGCAAGACGGGCGAAGGGCTCGACcggctgctggagctgctggcgCGGCAGCTGGCGCGGCT GTGCGGGGACCCCCTGGCAGGCTCGCCCAGCCTGACCCAGAGCCGGCACAGCCTCCACCTGGGCGACTGCGCGGCGGCGTTGGCACGCTACGACCGGGAGCGCCGGCGGGACCTGGGGCTGGCGGCCGAGCGGCTGCGGTTGGCGCGGCGGCACCTGGGTCGCATCACCGGCCACGTGGGCGCCGAGGAGGTCCTCGACATCATCTTCAGGGACTTCTGTGTTGGCAAGTGA
- the GTPBP3 gene encoding tRNA modification GTPase GTPBP3, mitochondrial isoform X4 — protein sequence MALRRALGAAGRRGAQRLCSAAASDTIFALSSGHGRCGVAVIRTSGPGSRGALQSLTGRPEPPPPRVLALRRIRDPDTAEPLDRGLVVWFPGPQSFTGEDCAELHVHGGPAVLSGVLRALGLRPAEPGEFTRRAFRRGKLDLTAAEGLGDLIRAETEAQRRQALRQMEGELGRLYERWSETLTQALAHLEAYIDFSEDDNVEEEVLARVDATVRALAQQIGAHLRDGRRGELLRGGVHAVIAGPPNVGKSSLLNLLCRRPAAIVSPVAGTTRDVVEVALNVGGYPLVLSDTAGLREATDPIEQEGVSRARERLKQADLVLAVLDAAAVPTEPSGLGAALGSLLPPTSPPCILVLNKADLLRGDGAALRDACARGDPLPPTTLLSCKTGEGLDRLLELLARQLARLCGDPLAGSPSLTQSRHSLHLGDCAAALARYDRERRRDLGLAAERLRLARRHLGRITGHVGAEEVLDIIFRDFCVGK from the exons GGGGGCGCAGCGCCTCTGCTCCGCAGCGGCGAGCGACACCATCTTCGCCCTCTCCTCGGGCCATGGGCGCTGCGGGGTGGCCGTCATCCGCACCAGCGGGCCGGGCAGCCGCGGGGCCCTGCAGAGCCTCACCGGGCGCCCCgagccgcccccgccccgcgtCCTGGCCCTGCGGCGCATCCGGGACCCCGACACCGCTGAGCCCCTGGACCGCGGCCTCGTCGTCTGGTTCCCAG GTCCCCAGAGCTTCACCGGCGAGGACTGCGCGGAGCTGCACGTGCACGGCGGGCCGGCGGTGCTGAGCGGGGTGCTGCGGGCGCTGG GGCTGCGTCCCGCCGAGCCCGGTGAGTTCACGCGCCGAGCCTTTCGCCGCGGGAAGCTGGACCTGACGGCGGCCGAGGGCTTGGGGGACCTGATCCGCGCCGAGACCGAGGCGCAGCGGCGGCAGGCGCTCCGGCAGATGGAGGGCGAGCTGGGGCGGCTCTACGAGCGCTGGAGCGAGACCCTCACCCAG GCTCTCGCCCACCTTGAAGCCTACATCGACTTCAGTGAGGATGACAACGTGGAGGAAGAGGTCTTGGCCCGAG TGGATGCCACCGTGCGGGCGCTGGCGCAGCAGATCGGGGCCCACCTGCGGGACGGGCGCCGCGGGGAGCTGCTCCGCGGGGGAGTCCACGCCGTCATCGCCGGTCCCCCCAACGTGGGCAAGAGCAGCCTCCTCAACCTGCTGT GCCGGCGCCCGGCAGCCATCGTGTCGCCGGTGGCGGGGACGACGCGGGACGTGGTGGAGGTGGCGCTGAATGTCGGTGGTTACCCCTTGGTGCTGAGCGACACTGCCGGGCTCCGCGAGGCCACCGACCCCATCGAGCAGGAGGGGGTCAGCCGTGCACGGGAACG GCTGAAGCAAGCAGACCTGGTTCTGGCTGTTCTGGACGCGGCGGCGGTGCCCACGGAGCCGTCGGGGTTGGGGGCTGCCCTGgggtccctgctgccccccacCAGCCCCCCCTGCATCCTGGTGCTCAACAAGGCTGACCTGCTGCGGGGGGACGGGGCCGCTCTGCGCGACGCCTGCGCCCGCGGGGACCCCCTGCCCCCCACCACCCTCCTGTCCTGCAAGACGGGCGAAGGGCTCGACcggctgctggagctgctggcgCGGCAGCTGGCGCGGCT GTGCGGGGACCCCCTGGCAGGCTCGCCCAGCCTGACCCAGAGCCGGCACAGCCTCCACCTGGGCGACTGCGCGGCGGCGTTGGCACGCTACGACCGGGAGCGCCGGCGGGACCTGGGGCTGGCGGCCGAGCGGCTGCGGTTGGCGCGGCGGCACCTGGGTCGCATCACCGGCCACGTGGGCGCCGAGGAGGTCCTCGACATCATCTTCAGGGACTTCTGTGTTGGCAAGTGA
- the GTPBP3 gene encoding tRNA modification GTPase GTPBP3, mitochondrial isoform X3: MALRRALGAAGRRGAQRLCSAAASDTIFALSSGHGRCGVAVIRTSGPGSRGALQSLTGRPEPPPPRVLALRRIRDPDTAEPLDRGLVVWFPGPQSFTGEDCAELHVHGGPAVLSGVLRALGRLPGLRPAEPGEFTRRAFRRGKLDLTAAEGLGDLIRAETEAQRRQALRQMEGELGRLYERWSETLTQALAHLEAYIDFSEDDNVEEEVLARVDATVRALAQQIGAHLRDGRRGELLRGGVHAVIAGPPNVGKSSLLNLLCRRPAAIVSPVAGTTRDVVEVALNVGGYPLVLSDTAGLREATDPIEQEGVSRARERLKQADLVLAVLDAAAVPTEPSGLGAALGSLLPPTSPPCILVLNKADLLRGDGAALRDACARGDPLPPTTLLSCKTGEGLDRLLELLARQLARLCGDPLAGSPSLTQSRHSLHLGDCAAALARYDRERRRDLGLAAERLRLARRHLGRITGHVGAEEVLDIIFRDFCVGK, encoded by the exons GGGGGCGCAGCGCCTCTGCTCCGCAGCGGCGAGCGACACCATCTTCGCCCTCTCCTCGGGCCATGGGCGCTGCGGGGTGGCCGTCATCCGCACCAGCGGGCCGGGCAGCCGCGGGGCCCTGCAGAGCCTCACCGGGCGCCCCgagccgcccccgccccgcgtCCTGGCCCTGCGGCGCATCCGGGACCCCGACACCGCTGAGCCCCTGGACCGCGGCCTCGTCGTCTGGTTCCCAG GTCCCCAGAGCTTCACCGGCGAGGACTGCGCGGAGCTGCACGTGCACGGCGGGCCGGCGGTGCTGAGCGGGGTGCTGCGGGCGCTGG GGCGCTTGCCAGGGCTGCGTCCCGCCGAGCCCGGTGAGTTCACGCGCCGAGCCTTTCGCCGCGGGAAGCTGGACCTGACGGCGGCCGAGGGCTTGGGGGACCTGATCCGCGCCGAGACCGAGGCGCAGCGGCGGCAGGCGCTCCGGCAGATGGAGGGCGAGCTGGGGCGGCTCTACGAGCGCTGGAGCGAGACCCTCACCCAG GCTCTCGCCCACCTTGAAGCCTACATCGACTTCAGTGAGGATGACAACGTGGAGGAAGAGGTCTTGGCCCGAG TGGATGCCACCGTGCGGGCGCTGGCGCAGCAGATCGGGGCCCACCTGCGGGACGGGCGCCGCGGGGAGCTGCTCCGCGGGGGAGTCCACGCCGTCATCGCCGGTCCCCCCAACGTGGGCAAGAGCAGCCTCCTCAACCTGCTGT GCCGGCGCCCGGCAGCCATCGTGTCGCCGGTGGCGGGGACGACGCGGGACGTGGTGGAGGTGGCGCTGAATGTCGGTGGTTACCCCTTGGTGCTGAGCGACACTGCCGGGCTCCGCGAGGCCACCGACCCCATCGAGCAGGAGGGGGTCAGCCGTGCACGGGAACG GCTGAAGCAAGCAGACCTGGTTCTGGCTGTTCTGGACGCGGCGGCGGTGCCCACGGAGCCGTCGGGGTTGGGGGCTGCCCTGgggtccctgctgccccccacCAGCCCCCCCTGCATCCTGGTGCTCAACAAGGCTGACCTGCTGCGGGGGGACGGGGCCGCTCTGCGCGACGCCTGCGCCCGCGGGGACCCCCTGCCCCCCACCACCCTCCTGTCCTGCAAGACGGGCGAAGGGCTCGACcggctgctggagctgctggcgCGGCAGCTGGCGCGGCT GTGCGGGGACCCCCTGGCAGGCTCGCCCAGCCTGACCCAGAGCCGGCACAGCCTCCACCTGGGCGACTGCGCGGCGGCGTTGGCACGCTACGACCGGGAGCGCCGGCGGGACCTGGGGCTGGCGGCCGAGCGGCTGCGGTTGGCGCGGCGGCACCTGGGTCGCATCACCGGCCACGTGGGCGCCGAGGAGGTCCTCGACATCATCTTCAGGGACTTCTGTGTTGGCAAGTGA